CTCGAACGTGGTGGTGCCGATGCGCACGGCCGTGCCGACCCGCACCGGCGTCGACTCGCTGATGCGCTTGCCCTCGACGAAGGTGCCATTGGTCGAGCCGAGATCCTGCACCACCCACTGGTCGCGCCAGCGCACGATCTTGGCGTGGTTGCTCGAGGTGTAGTCGTCCTTGATCTGCAGCCCGCTGCCGGAGGAGCGCCCGATGGAGAGGCCGGTCTGCGGCAGGTCGAGCTCGAGTCCGGCGCGCGGGCCGGAGGTGACGACGATGCGGGAGGCCTCACGGGAGGGTGCGGATGCGCTGGTCGCCCCGGCGGGTGCCGCCCGTTCGTTCACGGTCGTCGGCGCCTCCGAGGAGGCCGGGGCCTGGGCGGGCGTCGAGCCGCCCTCGCGGGATCGGGCGCTCTGCACCGCGACGCGCTGCAAGGGAGTCAGCTTCGGACCGAAGAGGTCGCTGCGCAGCGAGTAGAGCACGATGAAGATGAACAGCCACAGCAGGGCGAGGAAGCCGATCCTGATGATGATGAGGGTGAGTTCGCTCACGCTTGCTCCTTCGACTGAGCCAGCAGGCGGTAGACGATCCGCGTGGCACCGATGTCGATGATCGAGTCGGGCTCCAGGAGCGCGCTCTTGAGCGCCCTGCCGTTGAGCGTGGTGCCGTTGGTGGAGCCGAGGTCGCTCACCTGGGCGCGGCTGCCGTCCCAGATGATCTCGGCGTGCTTGCGCGAGGCTCCGGCGTCGTCGACCGTGATCTCGGCGTCCGAGCCGCGGCCGATGACCGTGCTGCCCTTGCGCAGCTTGTAGCGCTTGCCCTTGATGTCGACGACCGCCGTCCAGACGACCTCGCCGGCCTCCGTGTCGGAGCGGATCTCGAGCATCCCGGTGGTGATGCCCTCGTCGGGTTCGAGCCCGAGGTCGATCGGGCCGGGGAACGAGTAGCCGGACTGCCGCGCGTGCGTCTGCAGCGTGCCGGTCAGCTCATCGAGGAGCGAGTCGCCGAGGCGGCGGAGCTTCTGGAAGTCGGCGGGCGACAGTCGCACGGTCAGGTGGTTCGGCACCAGGATGCGATCGCGGGAGACCACGCTCGCCTGGGTGTCGAGCTCGCGCTTGAGCGCGCTGGCGATCTCCACCGGCTCGACGCCGGAGCGGAAGGTCTTGGCGAAGGCGCCGTTGACGGCCTTCTCCAGACCGCGTTCGATCGAATCGAGAATTCCCATGGTGTGCTTCACCTCCCTTCAGCCGCCGTTAGCGTACCCGGCGCGGCTAGGAACCTGATATTCTCGTCAAGTTGCCCGGGTGAAGCCGGGCTGCGCGCGAGTGGCGGAATTGGCAGACGCGCTGGCTTCAGGTGCCAGTGTCCGCAAGGACGTGGGGGTTCAAGTCCCCCCTCGCGCACGATTGGCCCCGGGCTCCACCCCGGGGCCTTTCGCATGCCCGGGGCGCCGCCGTCCCCGGATGACGACCGATTCGCGATCCGTCTCGAATCGAGGACCCACGGTCTTCAACCGGTGACGCGCCCTCGATTCGATGTGCGAAGGCCCGGCTGGATCAGGACGGATGCGGGTGGCAGCGGCGCGTAGCAGGGGAAGGCTGCCGATCAGGGCTCGAGCACGACCTTGATGCAGCCGTCCTCCTTCTTCTGGAAGGTCTCGTACATCTCGGGTGCGCGATCGAGCGGCACGCGATGCGTCACCAGGTCCTCGACGCCGAGCGGGTCGGAGGCGTCCTCGACGATCGGCAGGAGGGTGTCGCGCCAGGACTGCACATTGCACTGGCCCATACGGATCGCGACCTGCTTGTCGAAGAGGGTCATCATCGGGATGGGGTCGGCCGTGCCGACGTAGACACCGCTGAGGGAGACGGTGCCGCCTCGTCGCACGGCGTCGAACGAGGTCATGAGCGCCGAGAGGCGGTCGAGCCCGGCCTGCTGCATCATCGGCTTCGCCAGCGCATCGGGCAGCAGGCCGACGATCGCCTGCGCGGTGGCGGCCCCGGTCGAGCCGTGCGCCTCCATGCCGACGGCATCGACGATCGAGTCGGGGCCGCGACCCTCGGTGGCCTCGCGCAGCGCCTCGGTGGCGCCTTCCATGTCGAGCGTCTCGATGCCGTGGCGCTCGGCCATGGCGCGACGCTCGGGCACGGGGTCGACGGCGAGCACGCGGTGGCCGAGGTGGCGCCCGATCCGGGCGGCGAACTGGCCGACGGGGCCGAGCCCCAGCACGGCCAAGGTGCCGCCCTCGGGCACAGCGGC
The window above is part of the Agrococcus sp. ARC_14 genome. Proteins encoded here:
- a CDS encoding FHA domain-containing protein, with the protein product MSELTLIIIRIGFLALLWLFIFIVLYSLRSDLFGPKLTPLQRVAVQSARSREGGSTPAQAPASSEAPTTVNERAAPAGATSASAPSREASRIVVTSGPRAGLELDLPQTGLSIGRSSGSGLQIKDDYTSSNHAKIVRWRDQWVVQDLGSTNGTFVEGKRISESTPVRVGTAVRIGTTTFELRH
- a CDS encoding DUF3662 and FHA domain-containing protein, giving the protein MGILDSIERGLEKAVNGAFAKTFRSGVEPVEIASALKRELDTQASVVSRDRILVPNHLTVRLSPADFQKLRRLGDSLLDELTGTLQTHARQSGYSFPGPIDLGLEPDEGITTGMLEIRSDTEAGEVVWTAVVDIKGKRYKLRKGSTVIGRGSDAEITVDDAGASRKHAEIIWDGSRAQVSDLGSTNGTTLNGRALKSALLEPDSIIDIGATRIVYRLLAQSKEQA
- a CDS encoding zinc-dependent alcohol dehydrogenase, yielding MRALTWQSKRTVTVEEVPDPRIEQPTDVVIRVTSAAICGSDLHLYELFGPFLAKGDVLGHETMGVVEEVGAGVTGLTPGDRVVIPFVIACGDCFMCARGLTTQCETTQNRDQGTGAALYGYTSLYGSVPGGQAERLRVPLADFNATKVGQELPDDRYLFLSDILPTAWQGVAFAAVPEGGTLAVLGLGPVGQFAARIGRHLGHRVLAVDPVPERRAMAERHGIETLDMEGATEALREATEGRGPDSIVDAVGMEAHGSTGAATAQAIVGLLPDALAKPMMQQAGLDRLSALMTSFDAVRRGGTVSLSGVYVGTADPIPMMTLFDKQVAIRMGQCNVQSWRDTLLPIVEDASDPLGVEDLVTHRVPLDRAPEMYETFQKKEDGCIKVVLEP